In one window of Miscanthus floridulus cultivar M001 chromosome 12, ASM1932011v1, whole genome shotgun sequence DNA:
- the LOC136497247 gene encoding protein FAR1-RELATED SEQUENCE 9-like isoform X1, translating into MAAKKDVDMAMVAMVNTSRGDSDLEERYGIIHTPEHEAGELGNYTTEGSLQQSPTFLLECTETDTEIQAPEAGSTFVEELDQENGTTVLNEGDEDPNDFQKDKAEAEVDGDEDYMFPSPEELEKSRAPEVGMIFSTLQDAHRFINVHGQVTGYTVIKGTNYKHKKIRFVCNKSRKTKQADTRPKKRRRDAIVHTQCPMKVTVKLVAERWEIIGVMNEHNHPLWSSPLLTRFFMSHKHMSEEERHFSRVLQESKIKPTKIMEIFKKLQGRFKNIPVSKVDVNNLKQSGRVMKTRNTDIGSTLEHMRKLQKEQPGLYYAMKTDEDSTIRSIFWTDVRARLDYALFGDFIHINTTYRTNAYNMPFASLIGINGHGKPTVFGWALLENDEADTFSWLFRTFLDVMDDKKPSIIMTRQDSAMQKSIAEVFPTVFNRFSMWHVMREAAVEFGGFMANRPGMDAEMSCLVLNSLTTEDFENGWKAMLKKFNAEINAHLKQMYWTRTMWVPVYFKHVFCPFIRSFGGCESTNSIFKDYVLKEDNIETFIGQCNIFQEQVVSIDRFESSMQKPIYCTRQPIERHAAEIYTVGLFLKFQKELLDASAFNVFEEEKDRIYTVKRVLEYEDAEFLNDSFSVEVDMEKKIFNCICSKFERDGILCCHVLRLFTQFGINEIPEHYIRQRWTKKFREQELQKLCTEKTGSDASQNVLRYAMLMNKTADTCASVSRDPNRSQIFLEELERIQQKLSSRE; encoded by the exons ATGGCAGCCAAAAAGGATGTAGATATGGCAATGGTAGCGATGGTG AATACAAGCAGAGGGGACTCAGATTTGGAAGAAAGATATGGAATCATCCATACTCCTGAACATGAGGCTGGAGAACTTGGAAACTATACAACTGAAGGAAGCTTGCAG CAGTCACCTACTTTCCTGCTGGAATGTACTGAAACAGATACTGAAATACAGGCCCCAGAAGCTGGGAGCACATTTGTTGAG GAACTGGACCAAGAGAATGGGACTACTGTCCTAAATGAAGGAGATGAAGACCCCAATGATTTCCAAAAAGATAAAGCTGAAGCAGAAGTTGATGGTGATGAAGACTATATGTTCCCAAGTCCAGAAGAATTGGAAAAGTCTAGAGCTCCAGAGGTTGGCATGATATTTTCCACACTACAAGACGCTCATCGTTTTATCAATGTCCATGGGCAAGTTACTGGATACACAGTGATTAAAGGAACAAATTACAAGCACAAGAAGATAAGATTTGTGTGCAATAAAAGTAGGAAAACAAAACAAGCTGATACAAGACcgaagaagaggagaagagatGCTATTGTGCATACTCAATGCCCCATGAAGGTGACTGTGAAACTTGTTGCAGAGAGGTGGGAAATTATAGGAGTTATGAATGAACATAATCACCCACTTTGGAGTTCACCCTTGTTGACTAGATTTTTCATGAGCCACAAGCACATGTCAGAGGAAGAGAGACACTTCTCAAGAGTATTGCAAGAAAGCAAAATTAAACCAACAAAGATAATGGAAATTTTCAAGAAATTACAGGGGAGATTTAAAAATATACCTGTGAGTAAAGTGGATGTCAACAACTTGAAACAGTCTGGCAGAGTGATGAAGACTAGGAATACAGATATTGGAAGCACACTAGAACATATGAGAAAATTGCAAAAGGAGCAACCTGGGTTGTACTATGCTATGAAGACTGATGAAGATAGTACTATAAGAAGTATCTTTTGGACAGATGTGCGAGCTAGACTGGATTATGCTTTATTTGGAGATTTCATTCATATTAATACAACTTATAGAACCAATGCATACAACATGCCGTTTGCATCATTAATTGGAATTAATGGGCATGGTAAGCCAACTGTCTTTGGTTGGGCTCTGCTTGAAAATGACGAGGCAGATACATTCTCTTGGTTATTCAGGACATTCTTGGATGTGATGGATGACAAGAAACCAAGTATTATAATGACTCGTCAGGATTCAGCTATGCAGAAATCAATTGCAGAGGTATTCCCTACAGTTTTTAATCGGTTTAGCATGTGGCATGTAATGAGGGAAGCTGCAGTTGAATTTGGAGGTTTTATGGCAAACAGACCTGGAATGGATGCTGAGATGTCATGTCTTGTTTTGAATTCTTTAACTACCGAAGATTTTGAGAATGGTTGGAAAGCAATGCTTAAGAAATTTAATGCAGAAATAAATGCACACTTGAAGCAAATGTATTGGACAAGAACTATGTGGGTGCCAGTTTACTTCAAACATGTGTTTTGCCCATTTATACGTTCCTTCGGAGGTTGTGAGAGCACAAACTCAATTTTCAAGGACTATGTTCTCAAGGAGGATAACATTGAAACCTTCATCGGTCAGTGTAACATTTTCCAAGAGCAGGTTGTTAGCATTGATAGATTTGAGTCAAGTATGCAAAAGCCAATATACTGCACAAGGCAACCAATAGAAAGGCATGCTGCAGAAATTTACACAGTGGGACTGTTCTTAAAATTTCAGAAAGAGCTACTTGATGCATCTGCTTTCAATGTTTTTGAAGAGGAAAAGGACAGAATTTATACAGTGAAGAGAGTGCTGGAATATGAAGATGCTGAATTTCTGAATGATTCCTTCTCTGTTGAAGTTGACATGGAAAAAAAGATATTTAATTGCATATGTTCGAAGTTTGAGCGAGATGGAATACTTTGTTGCCATGTTCTAAGGCTTTTCACACAGTTTGGAATTAACGAGATACCTGAACACTATATCAGGCAAAGGTGGACAAAGAAGTTCAGAGAGCAGGAGTTACAAAAACTTTGCACAGAAAAGACAGGATCAGATGCTTCACAAAATGTGCTGAGGTATGCTATGCTTATGAACAAGACAGCAGATACTTGTGCTTCTGTAAGCAGGGATCCAAATCGAAGTCAAATATTCTTGGAAGAGCTCGAAAGGATTCAACAGAAGCTCTCAAGCAGAGAATAG
- the LOC136497247 gene encoding protein FAR1-RELATED SEQUENCE 9-like isoform X2: MAAKKDVDMAMVAMVNTSRGDSDLEERYGIIHTPEHEAGELGNYTTEGSLQSPTFLLECTETDTEIQAPEAGSTFVEELDQENGTTVLNEGDEDPNDFQKDKAEAEVDGDEDYMFPSPEELEKSRAPEVGMIFSTLQDAHRFINVHGQVTGYTVIKGTNYKHKKIRFVCNKSRKTKQADTRPKKRRRDAIVHTQCPMKVTVKLVAERWEIIGVMNEHNHPLWSSPLLTRFFMSHKHMSEEERHFSRVLQESKIKPTKIMEIFKKLQGRFKNIPVSKVDVNNLKQSGRVMKTRNTDIGSTLEHMRKLQKEQPGLYYAMKTDEDSTIRSIFWTDVRARLDYALFGDFIHINTTYRTNAYNMPFASLIGINGHGKPTVFGWALLENDEADTFSWLFRTFLDVMDDKKPSIIMTRQDSAMQKSIAEVFPTVFNRFSMWHVMREAAVEFGGFMANRPGMDAEMSCLVLNSLTTEDFENGWKAMLKKFNAEINAHLKQMYWTRTMWVPVYFKHVFCPFIRSFGGCESTNSIFKDYVLKEDNIETFIGQCNIFQEQVVSIDRFESSMQKPIYCTRQPIERHAAEIYTVGLFLKFQKELLDASAFNVFEEEKDRIYTVKRVLEYEDAEFLNDSFSVEVDMEKKIFNCICSKFERDGILCCHVLRLFTQFGINEIPEHYIRQRWTKKFREQELQKLCTEKTGSDASQNVLRYAMLMNKTADTCASVSRDPNRSQIFLEELERIQQKLSSRE, from the exons ATGGCAGCCAAAAAGGATGTAGATATGGCAATGGTAGCGATGGTG AATACAAGCAGAGGGGACTCAGATTTGGAAGAAAGATATGGAATCATCCATACTCCTGAACATGAGGCTGGAGAACTTGGAAACTATACAACTGAAGGAAGCTTGCAG TCACCTACTTTCCTGCTGGAATGTACTGAAACAGATACTGAAATACAGGCCCCAGAAGCTGGGAGCACATTTGTTGAG GAACTGGACCAAGAGAATGGGACTACTGTCCTAAATGAAGGAGATGAAGACCCCAATGATTTCCAAAAAGATAAAGCTGAAGCAGAAGTTGATGGTGATGAAGACTATATGTTCCCAAGTCCAGAAGAATTGGAAAAGTCTAGAGCTCCAGAGGTTGGCATGATATTTTCCACACTACAAGACGCTCATCGTTTTATCAATGTCCATGGGCAAGTTACTGGATACACAGTGATTAAAGGAACAAATTACAAGCACAAGAAGATAAGATTTGTGTGCAATAAAAGTAGGAAAACAAAACAAGCTGATACAAGACcgaagaagaggagaagagatGCTATTGTGCATACTCAATGCCCCATGAAGGTGACTGTGAAACTTGTTGCAGAGAGGTGGGAAATTATAGGAGTTATGAATGAACATAATCACCCACTTTGGAGTTCACCCTTGTTGACTAGATTTTTCATGAGCCACAAGCACATGTCAGAGGAAGAGAGACACTTCTCAAGAGTATTGCAAGAAAGCAAAATTAAACCAACAAAGATAATGGAAATTTTCAAGAAATTACAGGGGAGATTTAAAAATATACCTGTGAGTAAAGTGGATGTCAACAACTTGAAACAGTCTGGCAGAGTGATGAAGACTAGGAATACAGATATTGGAAGCACACTAGAACATATGAGAAAATTGCAAAAGGAGCAACCTGGGTTGTACTATGCTATGAAGACTGATGAAGATAGTACTATAAGAAGTATCTTTTGGACAGATGTGCGAGCTAGACTGGATTATGCTTTATTTGGAGATTTCATTCATATTAATACAACTTATAGAACCAATGCATACAACATGCCGTTTGCATCATTAATTGGAATTAATGGGCATGGTAAGCCAACTGTCTTTGGTTGGGCTCTGCTTGAAAATGACGAGGCAGATACATTCTCTTGGTTATTCAGGACATTCTTGGATGTGATGGATGACAAGAAACCAAGTATTATAATGACTCGTCAGGATTCAGCTATGCAGAAATCAATTGCAGAGGTATTCCCTACAGTTTTTAATCGGTTTAGCATGTGGCATGTAATGAGGGAAGCTGCAGTTGAATTTGGAGGTTTTATGGCAAACAGACCTGGAATGGATGCTGAGATGTCATGTCTTGTTTTGAATTCTTTAACTACCGAAGATTTTGAGAATGGTTGGAAAGCAATGCTTAAGAAATTTAATGCAGAAATAAATGCACACTTGAAGCAAATGTATTGGACAAGAACTATGTGGGTGCCAGTTTACTTCAAACATGTGTTTTGCCCATTTATACGTTCCTTCGGAGGTTGTGAGAGCACAAACTCAATTTTCAAGGACTATGTTCTCAAGGAGGATAACATTGAAACCTTCATCGGTCAGTGTAACATTTTCCAAGAGCAGGTTGTTAGCATTGATAGATTTGAGTCAAGTATGCAAAAGCCAATATACTGCACAAGGCAACCAATAGAAAGGCATGCTGCAGAAATTTACACAGTGGGACTGTTCTTAAAATTTCAGAAAGAGCTACTTGATGCATCTGCTTTCAATGTTTTTGAAGAGGAAAAGGACAGAATTTATACAGTGAAGAGAGTGCTGGAATATGAAGATGCTGAATTTCTGAATGATTCCTTCTCTGTTGAAGTTGACATGGAAAAAAAGATATTTAATTGCATATGTTCGAAGTTTGAGCGAGATGGAATACTTTGTTGCCATGTTCTAAGGCTTTTCACACAGTTTGGAATTAACGAGATACCTGAACACTATATCAGGCAAAGGTGGACAAAGAAGTTCAGAGAGCAGGAGTTACAAAAACTTTGCACAGAAAAGACAGGATCAGATGCTTCACAAAATGTGCTGAGGTATGCTATGCTTATGAACAAGACAGCAGATACTTGTGCTTCTGTAAGCAGGGATCCAAATCGAAGTCAAATATTCTTGGAAGAGCTCGAAAGGATTCAACAGAAGCTCTCAAGCAGAGAATAG